The region TCTCTTAGGTCAAACGAGTCTTTATTACTTGAGTTACCTAGCATTAAAACCCGTCCAACCCTTGACGATCGTGCATTTTAGTTAACCTTATGTCTGGATTGCAATACATTCGATAACTCGAGACACTGGACACCTTTAAGATTGCTGTTAAaactctctttctttcttttctttaattcagcCTTCGAATAGATTTTTATTCTCGTGTTATGTTTTAAACTAGGCTTAATTAGGCAATTCTTGGCTGTAATGTCCACAGGTTCATACGTTTTGTATAGGAAATAGGTACTTTCAACAACATTTTGAAGCGCAACTGAATCTATCTATATAGAGGTGTGTACTAAATaactgtaaattattattattaattattaacacCACACCTAACAACTGCGAGTCGTGAATCTGGTGACAGGATTGTTATCATGGTAATTTCTCTGCTCTGTAAACCACTCTAACACTGTCTGATCGAGCTGCGgatttcattaatttctcCCGTCTCCCGCTTGATCTACCGCAATAATCATTTCGATCTTTCAGTCTAGGACTAAAGCCAATAGAGGGTCTAGGCTTATACCTGAATAAATACTGCtagttttgctttcaaaataaCGTCTGTATCCAGCCGAGAGCAGGGTAATTTGAAGTCTACGTAAGCAccatttggaaaagaaaaacaattagtTTCGCCCTCCGCTAGATAAGCGTGAATTTTACTGGTAACAAATTTTAATAGAGGATCTACCCTCAGTTTGGATTCGATGTTTTCACATTCACATGTGACAAGCCGCAACCAGAGTACTTTTCCAAAGACGGAagagagaggaccctggggACAAGGATGGATATGAGGTTTTTGGCAATGGATGTCGTCAATGTCAGTTGGAAGACAGGCTCGGCAATCAAgctctttctgtttcttcttACGTAGGATTTGAATTGTATTTTGCCATAAAAcggaaaattaaattcaaaatgcCATTAAAACGGGTATTCCACATTAAAAAGTTGTTTAGCTACTGTTTTAtgatatatatgtatattcaCCTTGCCAATAGCTATAAATGAAAATACAGGACCTAAAATCTTAAGTTGCTATAGGTTTCCCTTTAATCAAAAGAGCCTTAAGACTTGAATTCGAACCCATGGAGATCACAATGTTCTTGAAACAcattagggaacttaagcaaaaGCGACGCCGACGAcggcgagaacgtcatctgacaATGTAAcatcgcgtttctgcaatcatttctcagtTGTTCAACGCTTGCGAAATATGttttaactatcctggaattaaattggagcCAGCGCTTCAGAGGTAAGCAGATGAAATTGAActtttgtcatcatatgctcacgtcgtccacagaactgcaaaacaggtcatttcacgtcgtgaaAAGAACGAGAACTTCTGcgaaatgtttaaaaatgaaaaatgcacgtgaaaaacttttgtttttcgttgtcaaatatgcaaatttgtgacgtcctTGTTGTCGTcatcgtcgtggttgcttaagctacCTATTGCTGTGCCGAAACAGGCGAGTCGCGACGTTTGGCCTGGCGAGAGTGAAGATATCATGCATCTAATGGAATTTGGCTTCTCCTCTGATTCTTACAACTTTTGTCTTTCCCTCGTCAAACTTGTCCATCTGGAAAGGAAAAAGCCTTTCTACCGAGATGCAGTAAGATTATAACCAATGAAAGAAAGACTGCGCTCTTGATTGTCCTCATTTCCTCAGACTATTTTTAACAGAATCAAAGGTTACTTTGtaaggaaactgtggtgccgcGACGgtgaggaagtgaaacactaaaactTGGCATCAAGcaactttcaaatttccaccatgaaCAGATAACGAAGTCGACCTTTCCAACGTCATCCCTCCGTCTTTAGGAAAAGAGGGAATGTGGGTTGTGTATGTTTACATAGGGGGTTGACGAGATtagccattggtggaaaagtgGTGATTTGAATAAATGAATAGGATGAGAACCGTCCATTGATTCCTCGAGAGTTAACTGCCgttttaaaagatatttttgttCGAGGTTCTTGCGACTTCAGCCACCACTTTTCCATcaatctaaccctaacccatgGTCATGTTGAGAATATGCTTAACGCTTGATGCAGAAAACAGAGCAACATCGGCGAAGTGCAATGAGAACTGATTTCGCAACGAACTCTCCATTCCCTACCAATCGCATCTTCACAAGAGGGACCCAGTTTGGACAATCAAAACTGAAGAACGTTTATAACGTCGGCGTTTAAGTCTTCGAGCTTTCGTTGTACAGATATGTGCTCcttttattataattgtaGCGAAGTGAATTAGGCGTATGGACTATAGTCCATCTACAAACTTTAATTCAGTCTCGAGTCTTGTTGTTCTTACAAACTCTTACTCTTACTCCTACCCCTACCCTGACCGACTAACTAACTACTAGTTTTACAATTTTACTAAGTACTTTTGCATGTTTCAATTTATTACGAGGTGGTACCTCCGTTTTGTCTGTCAATTGGACTTTCAGGAAAAATAGCACTAGACGAGACATACTCAAGAATGACCTCCTGTCATAgacatattaaaaaaatagacaCGCCCAATTCGCATGTAGCACGTACTAGTAAATTCATCATTACACAAAGTACAATCTCATTAACGATTCAACATAATACAGGACGCCCAAGATAAGGATTTGAATTTGGATACAATCAACAACTCATAAAGGttcaaacaaaaacttaacAAAGCTGGAGAAATACCACTCTTAATCATTCCTTTGAGCAAAGAAAGTATTTCAAAGTACCTGACTTTGACGTATGTTGTGTCCTTGTATGTTTTTGAAGCGATTCGATGTCATTTAGAGATCACCTCCCTTCCTATTATACTCTGGGCCAGTTCTCTAATTGTCCTCTGGACGGCTCGTTGATTCGTCCCCCTTTAAACGGCCCACTGTGATTTTAAACTTATCACTTTCCGAGAAATCACACCTCTTTCATCAAAAACTGCTATAAACAAACACCACCCAATGTCATGCCCTAAAAAGCTAAGAATATATACTTGGCAATTTATGAGAAATAAAGTATAATAATTGTTCAACTTTTTGGTTACCATTTCAAAAGCGTGTTATTTATGTGCAATTTACAGTGATAATTGATAGACGACTTTCCCCAATATTTACTTCAATGAGGCATTTTCATGGCACTCCAACGTAAATTTGGCAAGTAACTAAAACTTGTGTGTATTTGTGCTATTACCACactgttaaaagaaaagcTAAATAATTCTGTTCTTGACATTGCTAGGTTTCTTCAAGAATTCAACGACCTAAAACTTTTCAGCCAAGACAACCCGACATCACAATACACAATTAATCTTCTGTTCAACTTAAGTGTTTTAAAACAATGATTCTGATCTTATCCCAGCTGTTCAGAATGATACTACGTAAATCATGATAAGTTGACTCAACTTATTTTTCAGAATATGTTGACTATTACGTTTTGACTAACTTTTAACCCCTAAATTTACTACGTTTTCACAATTTTCGACgaataaattttcaaagctCAGTTGTAGTTTATGGCGATTTAACATTTCTCGTCTTCTGAATGACTGGCTCAAGAAACAACGGATAATCGAAATTCTGTGATCTCTCTAATCGCAATGTAGCATCTCGCTCCAAAGTTTCAACTTCAACACGATCCTTTTTCTTAGGCTTAAGCAAACACACCATTTCgacaacattttgaaagacGCAGCACCCAACGCCTTAAATTCTAGATGATCGGTTTTTTTCTatcatattttttgtttgatttgaaaGTGTTAATAGAAAGATATGTTAAGTCACACATTAATTACAACTTAGTGAGTTGAGAACCCGATTACCTGCACGCATTTAGGTCACATGTATCTACAGTTATTAAATTCtaaacctcggataatgcattgcgcgtactctgattggttcactcaatcttggttatcagctcatataccttagtttgaccttatatggtaaatgattacTCTAAgtgttgctaagctaaaaatgttttcgccggaaagagaaatttttctctgaataaagccaaaagaGAGAGCAATACTTTTTACAATTGACACTGCAGTTACCTCTGATTTCAGAGCTACGATTCCACTCATGAatttaaaaacataaaatagtTCACCCATGTATCTCTCATCGGTCAGTACTGAGTGAGAGTAAGTACTATCATCAATAATAGAAAAGGCAAGGAAGTAACCGGAAAAGAATTCTTGGAAACTCTTATGAAAAAACCCGTAACGGTCGCAAGGAGCTCTCTTGCTACCACCAGACTGGATCGAGAGAAAGCCAAACTTCATCAACGAACTTTGCTTGATATCTCCTTTGTAGTCATCGAAATACAGGTCTCGCTTATGCAGAGAATCTAGCGCCGTTTCCCCTAGGAGCATCAGTTCCTTTTTGTAAACTAATAAAAGGTCTTTACCTCTATTTGATAAAccatttttgctttcataacGTCTCAAAATAAATAGAACAATCTCCACGTAAAGCTGCGTCCTGCTGGTTGGTAAAATTCCCTCTAGATCCTCGAAAATAACACAGAGCAGAAGAGCGTTTAAGGGATTTCGTGTTAGTTGCCTTAACTCCTCATCAAACTGGACTTTTGAAATGAGATCTTTTGCCAAGTGTTCCGCGTGttgaaaatgctttcttaTGTAACACTCCACATCGGTTCTTGTGAATCCCACAATCTCTAACAAAGTGTCGGTGTACCTCTTCACGTTCCTCCCCGCTTCATGGCGAGATGTGAGAACAATGTAACAGCCAGGAAGCTGCTTCCTTTGAATAAGTTTCAAGAACATGTCCAGTTTCTGCGGGCCTGCCTCATCTAACCCATCGAGAACAAGCATTACCTTGGAgggattttctttcaagaattgaaaaaacatctCTTTTTCCCCCAGCGTAGTTTCGTCTGGTAGAATTTGTTCTTCAATAGCGTCCCAGATGGTAGATTTGATTTCACGACATCTCAGGAGCAGGAGCACATCAATTCTTGGAAAAGACTCATCCCATTCGCCAAATTGTTTGCTTGCCCAATCAGATACCAGTTTTTGGCAATAGGTGGTCTTTCCCATACCAGGTTCGCCTTCAATCAAGACAAGAAACGGTTGTTTGCAACACTTGTGTGGTGTGAAGATACTGGTCATGTTGGTGACTTCTTTTGTGGTCGCTATTCCGcgtgtcttttctttttcaactaTCCTAAGTCTGGTGAAAATGTTCCCTATCTGGAAATCGAACTCCTCACACCAAGCAACTGGCAAAATCACCCCTTCACACTTCTGGTAAACTTGTCGTATCACCTCTATGACGTGGCTTGGACATGAAGCACGAGCTGCAAAAAAACAAGGGATAAAAACAGAGAtcaatgaaaaaacaacataTTATTGTAATGCAAAGATCAAATTTAGCTTCATACCATACGACGTGTGATTACCAGCAATTACAGGTGCAAGTTTACCCGTATAATTAACCATGGATCTTTGCTCAATCAGAACAACAATGGTCAGCTGGATTGCTATATaatataaaatattcttttttcttttttttattctaatTTCCCAATAGATAACGGTGCCCTGATTTCACAACTTACAGGTCCTCTAAAACCCTTCATCGAATCTTTTCACACTTCTTTTAGGGGAGGaacaacacaaaattaatgaccttGCACATTCTGTATGGGCCAACTAAAACAtacaaccattttttttttcatgaattgaATCAAGTTTCACAAACGAGGAATCTCTCACTGTATGtctttttcaagtgaaaaaaactGTCATCTTTTTTCAAGGGAAAAACTTTCTTGAGGACGAACATGATTCttgaaaatatatatgtatgatGTTAGAGAGCTCATCACATATTTTAAATTCATAAATGCATGACATTTCATATAAGGTGCTTCTATAgggtattaattttgtcctcaCTCACTCAGTATGGAGTACAAAACTGAGTTTGCAATAGTTGATCACCTCCCAGATGTTGATAGCTCTCTTGCTAGAAGAGTCAAAATGCAGCACAAACTCACAGGTCATGGCTCCACTCCCATTTTACCGTTGAATATTTTTTGGAGCTAGGCGTCTTTGCATAACTGCTTGAGTTACTTATTTCCATTCAATGGTTTCTCTAGTATAATACAAATAACTACCTTGTTTAAGCAAGTCTCATTATAATGAGGGAAATTGAATATACATAGCATTCACACTACATACAagatatatagattattatatgttaagagcgtgatatcgtttttatccATGAGAATACCATATCGCAACCGGGCGAGTCTTTTAGCGAGtgagcgatatggtattaaaaacgagtgaataaaaacgatatcaggttcttaacatgtaataaattgtttattacatattacttgcttaaaaaaaatcaagccaacaAGTTGAAGtgcaagaaagcgttgataataTTGCAAAggaattcttcccgccaaatttgacgcccggcatcagctaaaatataacgtgcaaccagATTGgcccaaccaaattattacagtctatttgattggacaattcaaacccttgaagtgatatgatatcacttcaccgcagtgaaatgatatcatatcacttcacgggtatcatttttagtcacggccttatcacactgatatccacacataatatgtaataaatatagattattacatgttaagagcctgatatcgtttttattcccttgttttcaataccatatcgcgaacgagcaaGTATTCGAGGGAGTGAGCATTATGGTATTAAAAGcgcgtgaataaaaacgatatcggGCTCTAAAtgtgtaataatttgtttattacatattacatgcttaaaaaagtcaagccaccaagttgcaACAAGCCGGAACAAacttaaaaaacattttaggaaatggGACAAGCTTCTGCCGTATGTTGACTCATAGCATAAATTGTCCTAAGTATGTTCCCACCTCCCCTTGTTTTGTGTTctcttttcttctgttttgttttgtgtatATATTGTTAACAATAGGGTATTTGTTGTAGCTGATACAATTTTCATTGTTGAAAAAATTGCAttaaggagaaaaaaatactgaaattGTACTGTATCGTAATTAGTGTAAGGACCGGATTGTAAGTAGTTCAAATATTGTATTGTAACGAAGTCCATTTCAATACCTTTTTGTCAATAATGTAAGTAAAATCGTGTAAGTAATGAAATTGTAATGAAGTGTTCTGtgctgaaataaataaataaatttgcttaaaaaaaaacaacaaaaacacaagcaGATTTGGGTTTCAGTAACACGTAGACTTGCCACAAGTCGACTGCGAGAGAGCGAGCGAAAGTGAGGGACGAAGTTGCCAGAAGAGTTGACTTGTTCCGCCTGCGGAatattgaatttaatttgcatattcttgGCGCGAAAAAACTGGGTGTGACGTAAATATTTGACAGCATTTCACCATGCGCCGGTCTCAAATGACTGGACGTTCATCCATATGGAGATGACCTGACCCCGACAAAATCTGTTTCTCAGGTCAGTCTAACTAGAagttacattttaaaaaaagaacactaACCATTTCGCCACACAGTGAACCTCATCGATAAATACAGCCTGAATTTTGTTCTTCAATGCCAATATTGTGGAACAATGACCGCCAAATAGCGCCTCGGGACCCAAAACAACAGCTTTGACCCCTTTCTCGTGAAGGATCGACACTTGATCTTTCATTAGTGAAACCAAAGGGAAAATAACGAGGCAAACTGTGTCTCCAAGATCTCCTTCGCCATGTTTGTAAAAATCCAATACAACTGGAGCGATATGGAACGTCAGACTTTTACCTCAGCCTGTCGGCGCAACCATCAAGACATCTCGGCCGCTAACGTAAGCCTCTACAACTTTCTGTTGATTCTCTTGAATTTTCGTGAAACCAAGGTTAGTGAGACCGGCGTTTATCGCCTTTCGCACGCTTATTTTCCTCAGACTCCACCTCAAGAGCAACCGACAAGGATCAAGTTACTCGAAAAGTACGTCATAGTATATACCGCTCTTTGATTGGATAGAGCCTCTGACACACCCCGACACACCGCCGACCAGAAAACTGGTTGGTAAAAAATGGCGCATTGCAAGCGAGAAAAGTCTGTTTCCCGCCGGACAACCTATTTTCCTGCTAGCTGAAACAGGCTTTGAGAAAGTCTGAGTGACACAGGACATGACAAAACTGTCTGCGCGGGTTGATTTTAATAAACTGAGTGGGATTTCCATCACAATGCCCAATTGTTTAGCTAGGTTGGGACCcacattaataaaaattaatgcttatTAAATTGATCCAGAATTTAAGCCCTATTACTATAAACTCTAATACTGCATACAATTTTTGATATGGTGTGATACATGTTTTGCCCCTATGAGTTGTGgtttaccaaaaaaacaattcttttctATTTCCTAGACACCCTCAGATTATTCTTACATTGGTCAAACCGTTGAGAGAAATAAGTCTTCTGTTTAGGCCAGTTTAGTTTATTGGCAACTTTTTTTATATTCAGCAACCTTATGTTATAGATTATTAGAAAGAAAATGTGTTATTATAGTACATAGTATGTTTAGttgagggttgtccaatactgtcaaCTAGATTCTATCTGAAAAAATAGACgttctatttgatcgattcgttctatttggcgaataaaGAATTTTTTGGACGATCCAACCAGTAGtgttttctatctgccatttgcatctcattagcgacactaaatatttcacgatattctgagacccgggtggaagcttgtctatttgatcgattcgttctatttggcgaataaaGAATTTTTTGGACGATGGGACAAGTAGTGTTTTCTATCCGTCAATTGCATCTAACTAGTGAGActaaatatttcacgatattccACGATTGTTTAGAGAAACTTATGCACTATTCATAGTTCACTTATGTACTATTTTGTTGCACGATCAGACTATATTGAACGAATCTTACTTGAAACCCACTGATCATGACGCGATTATGAGTAGTCAATTGCTGGAGTTCGAaaggttttcacgttacggtTTTGGCAGGTCACGTTGAAAGTTTGGCCAGTCAAATGCAATCTTTTCCTTATATTATTAGTTGTCGGTGACATCTTTTAACTTCGATTTGGAAATATTCTGTGATATTTATTATTGCGGAAAGTTTGGCGATTTGATCGATTCACAAATTGCTCGAGTATTCACGATCTGACAAAGGAGCTAGATCAGTTAGAAATTGATCAATCACAGAGTTTCTGGTTATTGCTGTCGGTTTGCCACAATCCGGCGTTAGTTGAATGGTTTTGCTTAATGTTTGCTCACTCAAAAATAGGAATGTGATAACATATCGTGAAGTTACTGTAAGtgttaataaaacaaaggCTATGGCTTATACAGCCGGCTGAGCCGATCATGgttttaaataaactaaatGACTTAAGCAATGATCGAGACAATTTGTTTGAGCAGAATATTGAATAGATCACACAGCACATACCACAtctctttaaatttctttgtaatAGTTGATATGTTATTCCTTACTCTCAGTTAAGTTGAACTAAAGAGTTATTTAAATGTGCAGTTCTTACAACCTACCCTAAAATAGCCAAGTTGAGATGGATGCGTTTGTTTGGAAATAACTTGAACAAATTTAcctataataattttattactgaaattatttataataacCATACAAGGGGTTACTACTATGGTAACCTGTAATTACCATGGAATAAACTTTCATGTgtattttttggtttaattaaaaaatatttgttttcatgcCACTTGGTGAAGGTAAAAATAAGTTCCAGTATAAAAGGCATTGTGTTATCCTTTTACCACaagtttaatttatatttgtattgtagtggttatcacgaATTGTGTATAATATTAACTAAAGGCATTGTTATCTTTAGGGATTAATATATTGTATATCTACTTTAAGTATTGTAAATATCCTAGCAAATGCATTGCCAGGAACTACAGGAAAAGCAGGTTattagaatttgaaaaatacaGTAACGATCACAAGAATTATTGATAGATACATGTAAATGCTCTAACCATAGAggtttttaatattgtttaccAAAACAATGTCCTTGAATCCTCAATGTTCAACTGATATCTTATTTGTACAGAAACTTGACTAAAAAACTGTATGCTTGTGATAGCACTAAATAGTTTtccaaaactataaaataaacTACTGGTAACCAGGGTTTTCAATAACTCATAGGGAAAACCACTGGATTGTGGTAATGTATCTTACAGTCTCAATGACTGTATatattttcaagcttttaCAGCTCATATTGAACTTATAATAACTGAAAAGTaagcaattcaaaatttgaaatgatagcTGGTTTTGACCAAACTCATGGCAGTTAAAGAAACTAATGATTTATCACATTTTCTTTAGAGTTGAAGGTAAAAGAACTGTGTTATACAGCAGaatgttatcaattttttaatgtaaggtGGTGTGTGGCCTTATAATGCATGTCTAGAGATTTGAAAAACTATCAAACATCTGAAGTGTTTTAGCTCTACATTTTTACTGATACAGATTTGTTCTAAACTAATTAGTAATTATCACTTAGAAATATTGTGTTTCTCATATGATACTCCTTTACATCTCCTTGGTTTTGTCTCAATTGAGGATGATGTTGTAATGGATTAAAATGAGAGAAGAGGAAAATTAACTGTGggacagaaaaaggaaaacacaaaagcaaaaaccacaGAACAGTAGGTACAACAAcgtttaaaataaaagttttaataataaatgcaGATACTGAAAAGGGATTAGGAAGTATCTAGAGCTCTAATCATCACATACTGTCAGCAAGGAAACAGATTAACTTtcaagaaaactaaaaattatgTATGTACCATGTGATAATTGATATTAAATGCCTGCAGCACCATACTTTATGatttatatatatgaaaaaaaaaacctttagaAATGCATATTCTTTCAAGTGAAGTAAGAAAAATTATGTAAcaattttagtttctaaatatcttaaagtccctgtcacccttatttttttctatttttgacgaaaagttaagtcatccatggataaa is a window of Acropora palmata chromosome 4, jaAcrPala1.3, whole genome shotgun sequence DNA encoding:
- the LOC141879567 gene encoding NLR family CARD domain-containing protein 4-like, whose amino-acid sequence is MTSRASCPSHVIEVIRQVYQKCEGVILPVAWCEEFDFQIGNIFTRLRIVEKEKTRGIATTKEVTNMTSIFTPHKCCKQPFLVLIEGEPGMGKTTYCQKLVSDWASKQFGEWDESFPRIDVLLLLRCREIKSTIWDAIEEQILPDETTLGEKEMFFQFLKENPSKVMLVLDGLDEAGPQKLDMFLKLIQRKQLPGCYIVLTSRHEAGRNVKRYTDTLLEIVGFTRTDVECYIRKHFQHAEHLAKDLISKVQFDEELRQLTRNPLNALLLCVIFEDLEGILPTSRTQLYVEIVLFILRRYESKNGLSNRGKDLLLVYKKELMLLGETALDSLHKRDLYFDDYKGDIKQSSLMKFGFLSIQSGGSKRAPCDRYGFFHKSFQEFFSGYFLAFSIIDDSTYSHSVLTDERYMGELFYVFKFMSGIVALKSEEVILEYVSSSAIFPESPIDRQNGGTTS